From the Porphyrobacter sp. CACIAM 03H1 genome, the window AGGCGCGCTGCAAGGCCCACATCTTGACGAACATGCCCTGGATCGTGCGGTCCATCACCACGGGTCCGTGATTGCGCAGCATCAGGATCGTGTGGTTGCCGAGGTTCTGCACCAGCCGCTCGCCTTCCTCGGGGCGCACGGTGACGCCCTCGAAGTCGTGATAGCCGATCTGGCCCTGGAAGTTGCAGGCGTAGAAATTGGTCGGCAGCAGCCCGTCCTTGTGGCTGCACACCGCCATGGTCGCGGTGGTGTGGACATGGCAGATTGCGTCGGCGCGGCCGCCCAGATGCTTGTGGAAATAGGCGTGCTGGGTGAAGCCCGCCTTGTTCACCATGTAGGGCGAGCCGCCCACGTTATTGCCCTCGACATCGATCTTGACGAGGTTCGACGCCGTCACCTCGGAATAGAGCAGGCCGAAGGGGTTGATGAGGAAGGTGTCCTTCTCCCCCGGCACCTTGAGCGAGATGTGGTTGTAGATCGATTCCGACCAGCCGAGATGGTCGAAGATGCGATAGCAGGCCGCCAGATCCAGCCGCGCCTGCCATTCCTCGGGGCTGCATTCGATGGTGGGTTTGAGCTGGGTTGCCATGGCCGTTCCTCTCCGTCTGCCTTGCTGCGCGGCTATCGCACGGGCGGGGAATGCTTTGCAAGCCGCGAGGCGCGCGGCTAGGCCTTGCCGGGAATGACCGCGCCCGCCCCTTCATCCGCTCGCCTCGTCAGCGGCTCGATCCCCGGACACCTCGTCAGCCAGACCCTGCCCGCGGTGATCGGGGTGGCGGCGATCATGTCGATCGGGATCGTCGATGCCTATTTCATCGGCCAGCTCGGCAGCGCGCCGCTGGCGGCGATCAGCTTCATCTTCCCCGTCGCCGTGGCCAGCACCTCGCTCGGCGTCGGGGTGATGGTGGGGATCAATTCGGTGGTCGCCAGGGCGCTGGGCGAAGGGGACATGGACCGGGCCGCCAAGCGCGCCAATTTCGGGATCGTCTTCGCGCTCGCCTGCGGACTGGTGATGGGTCTTGCACTGTGGCTGCTCATCGACCCGATCTTCTCGGCGATGAACGCGCCCGCACACCTCATGCCGCTGATCCGGGTCTACATGGCGCCCTATGCCATGGGCTTCCCGCTCAGCCTTGCAATCATGGGCTTCAACGGCGTGCTGCGCGGGCAGGGCGAGGCGAAGCGCACCAGCACCGTCAGCATCACCTATGCCGCGGCCAACTGGGTGCTCAACCCGATCCTGATCACCGGCGCCTTCGGCTTTCCGGGCTTCGGCATTGCCGGATCGGCCTATGCCACGGTGATCGGCTGGGGGGTGGGGGTCTGTGCGGCCATGTGGCTGCTGCGCGGCACGCCGCTGCCGCTCAACCTAGGGCTGCTGCGCGACTGCGACCTTGCCGAACAGGCCCGGGCCATCATCCGCGTCGGCCTGCCCGCCTCCTTCTCCAATGCGATCAACCCGCTCGGCCTCTCGGTCCTGACCGCGCTGGTCGCGCTGGAAGGCGAGGCGGCAGTCGCGGGGTTCGGCGCGGCGGGACGCTTGCAGAGCTTCGTCATCGTCCCGCTGCTCGGCCTGTCGGGCGCTATCGGGGCGATCGTGGGGCAGAACTGGGGCGCGCGCCGATTCGACCGGGCGCGCGAGGCGACGCTCTATGCGGCCGGCTTCTGCGTGGTGTGGGGGCTGCTGGTCGCCATCCTCATGATGGCGGCAGGGGCGAGCCTGGCGCGGGTCTTCACCGATGATCCCGCCGTCGTCGCCGAGTTCGATCTCTACCTCAAGATCGCCGCCTGGGGCTATGCCGGGTTCGGCCTGCTAATCGTCGGCAACGGGATCATGAACGCGGTCGACAAGGCGGCGTTCGCCCTCGTCCAGTCGGTCGCGCGGGTGTTTCTCGTGATGCTGCCGGTGGCGCTGATGCTCCAGCCGGATATGGGCTCGGCGGCGATCTTCACCGCCGAACTCGCCGCCAACCTGTTCGGCGGCGTCTCGGCAATCCTGCTGGTGCGCCACATCTTCCTGCGACAGGATCCCGCCTGGACGCCCGCGCGCTAGGCCATTGTTAACCAACCCTGCCGCATAGCCCTCGTACACGCGACAAGAGGGCGCCTTCACGCATGGACGATCTGCTGGCGGATTTCATCGCCGAGACCCGCGAGATGCTGGAAGCCTCCAGCGGCGAACTCGTCGCCTGGGAGGCCGATCCGGCCGACCGCGCGCGCCTCGATGCGATCTTCCGCTTCGTTCACACGGTGAAGGGCAACTGCGGCTTCTTCGATTTTCCGCGCCTTGCCGGCCTCAGCCATGCCGCCGAGGATGCGCTCGCCGATTGCCGCGCCGGGCGCCGCGAGCCGGACCGCGCGCTAGTGTCCGCCGTGCTCGCGATTATCGACCGGATCGTGCAGATGATCGACGCCATCGAGGCGGGCGAGACCTTTCCCGAGGGTGGCGACGAGGCTCTGATCGCGGGCCTCGATGCGTCCCCCGACACCTGCGAAACCGGAGGACCGGAGGGTGCCGAAGCGGACTCCGGTGCCGCCCTGCACGCCCCTGCGGCGAGCCTGCTGGCCTCCGGCGAGGAGCAGGCCGGCCCCGCCCGCCGCAGCGATACCGCCGCCGCCCAGCGCACCATCCGCCTGCCGGTCGAACTGCTCGACCGGGTGATGAGCGGCGTTTCCGACATGGTGCTGGCCCGCAACGATCTCGCCCACCGCCTGCGGCAGGCCGGCACCCAGCCGACCATCGACGGGCCGTTCGAGCGCCTCACCACGATCCTGTCCGACGTGCGCGACGCGATCACGCGGATGCGGATGCAGCGGATCGAGACCCTGTTCTCCGCCCTCCCCCGCCTCGTGCGCGATCTCAGCGCCGAACTCGGCAAGCAGGTGATGGTCGATCTCGACGGCGGGGACGTGGAACTCGACCGCGAGATGATCGAGACGATCCGCGATCCGCTCACCCACATCATCCGCAACGCGATCGACCACGGCATCGA encodes:
- a CDS encoding class II aldolase/adducin family protein, with translation MATQLKPTIECSPEEWQARLDLAACYRIFDHLGWSESIYNHISLKVPGEKDTFLINPFGLLYSEVTASNLVKIDVEGNNVGGSPYMVNKAGFTQHAYFHKHLGGRADAICHVHTTATMAVCSHKDGLLPTNFYACNFQGQIGYHDFEGVTVRPEEGERLVQNLGNHTILMLRNHGPVVMDRTIQGMFVKMWALQRACEIQVATLSMGNPNLVPQAVVDVHQRDLSVMSGQGGAGLFDFEAWKRKIDRIDDSWRQ
- a CDS encoding MATE family efflux transporter, which translates into the protein MTAPAPSSARLVSGSIPGHLVSQTLPAVIGVAAIMSIGIVDAYFIGQLGSAPLAAISFIFPVAVASTSLGVGVMVGINSVVARALGEGDMDRAAKRANFGIVFALACGLVMGLALWLLIDPIFSAMNAPAHLMPLIRVYMAPYAMGFPLSLAIMGFNGVLRGQGEAKRTSTVSITYAAANWVLNPILITGAFGFPGFGIAGSAYATVIGWGVGVCAAMWLLRGTPLPLNLGLLRDCDLAEQARAIIRVGLPASFSNAINPLGLSVLTALVALEGEAAVAGFGAAGRLQSFVIVPLLGLSGAIGAIVGQNWGARRFDRAREATLYAAGFCVVWGLLVAILMMAAGASLARVFTDDPAVVAEFDLYLKIAAWGYAGFGLLIVGNGIMNAVDKAAFALVQSVARVFLVMLPVALMLQPDMGSAAIFTAELAANLFGGVSAILLVRHIFLRQDPAWTPAR